The following proteins are co-located in the Rhea pennata isolate bPtePen1 chromosome 2, bPtePen1.pri, whole genome shotgun sequence genome:
- the LOC134137642 gene encoding lysozyme C, milk isozyme-like → MGSGCWLLLALLAATSRAKTFGRCQLAHLLQQEGLDGYRGYSLANWLCMTFYESNFDTAAKSINADSSTNFGIFQINNQLWCADEHSPSENLCKVACADLLTSDITDDIICAKRIVRHPQGMDAWKDWAVHCKGRDLSEWVEGCDL, encoded by the exons ATGGGGTctggctgctggctgctgctggctttgctgGCTGCCACGAGCAGAGCCAAGACATTTGGCCGCTGCCAGTTGGCCCACCTTCTCCAGCAAGAGGGGCTGGATGGCTACAGAGGCTATAGCCTCGCCAACT GGCTCTGCATGACCTTTTACGAGAGCAACTTTGACACAGCAGCCAAGAGCATCAATGCTGACAGCAGTACCAACTTTGGCATCTTCCAGATCAACAACCAGCTGTGGTGTGCAGATGAGCACAGCCCATCGGAGAACCTCTGCAAAGTGGCTTGCGCGG ATCTGTTAACAAGTGACATAACTGACGACATCATCTGTGCCAAAAGAATTGTGAGACACCCACAAGGAATGGATGCCTG gAAGGACTGGGCAGTGCACTGCAAGGGACGAGATCTATCGGAGTGGGTGGAAGGATGTGACCTGTGA